CTATATGGATCTCAGAGCATGGACCACAAGGACCAGTTTCACCCATTTCCCAGAAATTATCTTTGTCTCCAAAACGTAATACTCTGTCTTTTCCGATATCAGTATGCTTTGTCCAAAGGCTCTCAGCTTCTTCATCGGTATGATAGACAGTTGCGTACAATTTTTCTCTCGGTATTTTATAGACTTCTGTCAGCAATTCCCAGGCCCACATTATTGCATCTTTCTTATAATAATCACCAAAAGACCAATTTCCAAGCATCTCGAACAACGTATGATGATAAGTATCATGTCCAACTTCTTCCAGATCATTGTGTTTGCCCGAAACTCTAATACAAGGCTGGCTATTTACAGCACGTTTGAACGGTCTAGTCCCTTTTTCTAGAAAAACATCTTTAAACTGATTCATTCCTGCATTCGTAAATAGAAGGGTAGGATCTCCAACAGGAACAACCGGGGCAGCATGTACATAAGTATGCCCTTTTTCCTCAAAGTACTTTATGAATTGTTTCCTAACATCTTCAGTTTTCATTGATAATGACCTCACTTCATTCTATTATTCATAAACTATCTTGTATAAAGTCAAAACGATATATTTGACAAAAGAACATGTTTTTAAATTTTTTGTTATTAGAGATTAAAATGTGCAAAAAAAGGCGTCCTAATGGAACGCCTTTATAATATCATTAATCGTATAATTAGTTAATAACTATTATTAAATCTTGTCTCTTTTTTTCTCTTTTTTAAAGAAATTAGCAAAATTCAACCATCCTTTAACATCAGTAACCAGTTCGATTCTTTCACTGATGACTCTATAAGCTTTCAATGTTTTTCTAACCTCTACGAGGATCGGAATGAAAAACAACAATACGCATATTACTACAATTCCGACAATAATCCATGTTATACTAAGCCAATCCGCCATACTTTTCTCCTTTAGAAAGTTTTTTTACTATATCTCAGTACTTTCCTTTTGCTGCTGCGATTCTTCCATCTTATTTTCTTTTTGTTCTATACTCTTGGACAAATTCTCCATACTCTCTTCGATTGACTTCTTTGTTTTCTGTATAAGCTTATCAGCAGCATCCCTCGTTTCGTCAATAAGGTCTTGATGCTCCTTTTTTGCCCTGATTAACCACTCTCTAGTTTCTTTCCCTGACTGCGGCGCAAAAAGCAATCCAGCTGCAGTCCCGATAATCCCACCTAAAAGAAAGCCGCCAAAATACGATCCTTTTTTCATCTCAAAACACCCCCTGTTTTTCCTAATTATTCACTTGCCAGAATATAAATAATTGCCATACTTAAAGCTACTATTTTGCTGAATTATATCGCATTTTCCCGCTTGTGTGAATATACATAACTTTAAGGTTACTATCAGTAATTCGTAACTCTTCGAAGCATTTCCTGATAACTTCCTTCGACATTACCAAGATCTCTTCTAAATCGGTCCTTATCGAGCTTCTCTCCGGTCTGACTATCCCAAAACCTACAGGTGTCTGGCGATATTTCATCAGCAAGGACTACGTTCCCATCAACTGTTTTCCCAAACTCCAATTTAAAATCAACCAAGTCAATTCCACAGGATTTAAAAAAACCTTTTAATATCTCATTTATCTTTAGCGACATAACTTTAATTGTATTCATATCTTCATCTGAGGCATAGTTCAGGGCTTTTACATGATATTCCGTAATCATCGGGTCATTAAGAGAATCATCTTTATAATAAAGATCAAGAACAGGATAGGCTAGGGGTAGCCCTTCTTTTAGTCCCAGGTTTTTTGCCATACTTCCTGCGACAATATTACGAATAACAACCTCAATAGGAATAATGGTCACTTTCTTTACAAGCATCTCATTTTCTGACAACAACTTAACAAAGTGAGTAGGGATACCATTTTTTTCTAACAGCTCAAATAGCCTTGCAGATATTTTTGTATTTACAACACCCTTATTTTCAATTGTTCCCTTTTTTGCTCCATTAAAAGCAGTAGCATCATCCTTAAACTCGGAAATATATAGATCTGATTGCTCAGTTTTATATATCCTTTTCGCTTTACCTTCATACAGCATCTCTATTTTTTGCATATCGATATCCTCCATACTTACAATATATTGAGAAGGATATTATACATTATTCCGGTAAATTCGAACAATGTTTTAATTGTTCATAAAATTTAGAAAAACTATATACAAGAAGCAATAGGAAAAACTGCTGCACCCCAACTCCTAAACAGAGAACTATATCAACTCAAAAAAACATTGTAGTGATATTGAAAAATAGAGTCAAACAAGGATCACCTAATTGGTGAGAAAATAT
This DNA window, taken from Candidatus Margulisiibacteriota bacterium, encodes the following:
- a CDS encoding phosphoribosylaminoimidazolesuccinocarboxamide synthase encodes the protein MQKIEMLYEGKAKRIYKTEQSDLYISEFKDDATAFNGAKKGTIENKGVVNTKISARLFELLEKNGIPTHFVKLLSENEMLVKKVTIIPIEVVIRNIVAGSMAKNLGLKEGLPLAYPVLDLYYKDDSLNDPMITEYHVKALNYASDEDMNTIKVMSLKINEILKGFFKSCGIDLVDFKLEFGKTVDGNVVLADEISPDTCRFWDSQTGEKLDKDRFRRDLGNVEGSYQEMLRRVTNY